A part of Rubrobacter calidifluminis genomic DNA contains:
- the sucC gene encoding ADP-forming succinate--CoA ligase subunit beta translates to MDLYEHQGKELLRGFGIETLPSIVAATPEEARRAAETLGGGTVAVKAQVLTGGRGKAGGIKVVGSPTEAEQAAEAVLAMEIRGHRVRKVLVEAGAEIEREMYLSVTVDREAKAPLILFSTEGGVDIEEVAATKPESIVRVHANPLVGLLPYQVRRLTSAAGLSGEAAKSFGRTLSTLFEAFEKLDANLVEINPLVLTRDGNIVALDAKVTVDDSALFRHPDIAEMRDVEAADPQERRAREVSLQYVKLGGDVGILGNGAGLVMSTLDVVAQAGGEPANFCDVGGGADAEKIATALDIVTSNENVRSVFFNIFGGITRGDEVAKGLLSAIERTSIDLPIVVRLDGTNAEEGLKILSENTPQNVHTEKTMLDAARRAVELASEGGR, encoded by the coding sequence TTGGATCTTTACGAGCATCAAGGCAAGGAGTTGCTGCGCGGTTTCGGCATCGAGACGCTGCCGTCGATCGTCGCCGCCACGCCGGAGGAAGCAAGAAGGGCGGCCGAGACGCTCGGCGGCGGGACGGTGGCGGTCAAGGCCCAGGTCCTGACGGGAGGTCGGGGCAAGGCCGGAGGCATCAAGGTGGTCGGGAGCCCCACCGAAGCCGAGCAGGCAGCAGAGGCGGTCCTCGCGATGGAGATCCGGGGACACAGGGTCCGCAAGGTGCTGGTCGAGGCCGGGGCCGAGATAGAGCGTGAGATGTACCTCTCCGTCACCGTCGACCGCGAGGCCAAGGCTCCGCTCATCCTCTTCTCGACCGAGGGCGGGGTGGACATCGAGGAGGTCGCCGCGACCAAGCCCGAGTCGATAGTCCGGGTGCACGCCAACCCGCTCGTCGGGCTGTTGCCCTATCAGGTGAGGCGGCTGACGTCCGCCGCGGGGCTGTCGGGTGAAGCGGCGAAGAGCTTCGGCAGGACGCTCTCGACCCTCTTCGAGGCCTTCGAGAAGCTGGATGCCAACCTGGTTGAGATCAACCCGCTCGTCCTCACCCGCGACGGCAACATCGTCGCGCTCGACGCGAAGGTCACGGTGGACGATTCGGCCCTCTTCAGGCACCCGGACATCGCCGAGATGCGCGACGTCGAGGCCGCGGACCCGCAGGAGCGGCGCGCCCGGGAGGTCTCGCTGCAGTACGTCAAGCTCGGCGGGGACGTCGGCATCCTCGGGAACGGCGCGGGGCTCGTGATGAGCACGCTGGACGTGGTCGCGCAGGCCGGGGGCGAGCCGGCGAACTTCTGCGACGTGGGCGGCGGGGCGGACGCCGAGAAGATCGCGACCGCGCTCGACATCGTCACATCCAACGAGAACGTGAGGAGCGTCTTCTTCAACATCTTCGGCGGCATAACCCGCGGAGACGAGGTGGCGAAGGGCCTCCTCTCCGCGATAGAGCGCACCAGCATAGACCTCCCGATAGTCGTCAGGCTCGACGGGACCAACGCCGAGGAGGGCCTGAAGATCCTCTCGGAGAACACCCCGCAGAACGTGCACACCGAGAAGACGATGCTCGACGCGGCCCGCCGGGCGGT
- a CDS encoding DUF554 domain-containing protein, with translation MGVGTAINVATVLAGGGIGTLAGGRFPPKMRDTAMHAIGIVTLLVGVQNFLKYQNPLVPLISVIVGLVVGEWVDIDSWLRRLGDGLEARFSKGTSQVSRAFVTTSLLFCVGPLTILGSIEDGLRGDYSLLALKSVLDGIAALSFSSVLGWGVMLSAGTVLVVQGSITLGAGFVQEVVTKGMISATTATGGILIFGLGLGLLNLKEVRVANMLPALLVAPLLVSIMPALRL, from the coding sequence GTGGGCGTAGGGACCGCCATAAACGTGGCCACCGTCCTCGCCGGAGGAGGGATAGGTACACTGGCCGGGGGGCGTTTCCCCCCGAAGATGCGTGATACGGCCATGCACGCCATAGGCATCGTCACGCTGCTCGTCGGTGTGCAGAACTTCCTGAAGTATCAGAACCCCCTGGTACCGCTCATCAGCGTGATCGTGGGGCTCGTCGTCGGAGAGTGGGTGGACATAGACTCCTGGTTGCGGCGGCTTGGGGATGGCCTGGAGGCCCGCTTCTCGAAGGGGACGAGCCAGGTCAGCCGGGCCTTCGTCACCACCAGTCTGCTTTTCTGCGTGGGTCCCCTCACCATCCTCGGTTCCATAGAGGACGGTCTCCGGGGGGACTACAGCCTGCTCGCGCTCAAGAGCGTCCTCGACGGCATAGCGGCGCTCTCGTTCTCTTCCGTGCTCGGGTGGGGCGTAATGCTCTCGGCCGGCACGGTCCTCGTCGTCCAGGGCTCGATAACCCTCGGTGCGGGCTTCGTGCAGGAGGTGGTGACGAAGGGCATGATCTCCGCGACCACCGCCACCGGCGGCATACTCATCTTCGGTCTCGGGCTCGGGCTTCTGAACCTTAAAGAGGTGAGGGTCGCCAACATGCTCCCCGCACTGCTCGTCGCTCCTCTGCTCGTGTCCATCATGCCCGCGTTGCGTTTGTAG
- a CDS encoding DUF2630 family protein: MQSKVLKKIEELSEERERLLSREGEHHATAADHARIKEIEHSLEVLWDLRRRELAGEDIDPDEDFYDQYDRYR; this comes from the coding sequence ATGCAGAGCAAGGTTCTGAAAAAGATAGAAGAACTCTCCGAGGAGCGCGAGAGGCTTCTCTCGCGCGAGGGTGAACACCACGCCACCGCCGCCGACCACGCCAGGATCAAGGAAATCGAACACTCTCTGGAGGTTCTGTGGGACCTCAGGAGGCGAGAACTAGCCGGCGAGGACATAGACCCGGACGAGGATTTCTACGACCAGTACGACCGGTACCGCTAG
- the mce gene encoding methylmalonyl-CoA epimerase: MIGRIHHLGYVVRDLRSAVAFYEEVFGMRHLQTEMSEEQGVLAARLQAGDVELELLQPTNPDSPVGRFLARRGEGMHHVAYLVPNLERALEELESREFELVDRQPRVGLGGRRIAFLHPQSAFGVLTELVEERGE; encoded by the coding sequence TTGATCGGGCGTATACATCACTTGGGGTACGTGGTGAGGGATCTCAGGTCGGCGGTCGCCTTCTACGAAGAGGTTTTCGGGATGCGGCATCTTCAGACGGAGATGAGCGAAGAGCAGGGAGTGCTCGCGGCGCGTCTTCAGGCCGGAGATGTGGAGCTGGAGCTACTGCAGCCCACCAATCCGGATTCCCCCGTGGGTCGTTTTCTCGCCCGGCGGGGTGAAGGCATGCACCACGTCGCCTACCTCGTCCCGAACCTCGAGCGGGCGCTCGAAGAGCTCGAGAGCCGGGAATTCGAACTCGTGGACCGCCAGCCGCGGGTCGGCTTGGGAGGGAGAAGGATCGCCTTTCTCCATCCGCAGAGCGCCTTCGGCGTCCTCACCGAGCTCGTCGAGGAGAGGGGGGAGTAA
- a CDS encoding acyl-CoA mutase large subunit family protein, whose translation MSSGEKFFTGSGIEVQSFYGPCDLEDFDYAERLGDPGEYPYTRGIYPTMYRGRPWTMRQYAGFGTAEETNRRFRHLIERGQTGLSVAFDLPTQMGLDSDHPLAASEVGKVGVAVDSILDMRELFSGIPLGSVSTSMTINATAPILLLLYQMVAEEQGVPRERISGTTQNDILKEYLARGTYVYPPGPSMRLATDLISYCARELPRWNPISISGYHIREAGADAVQEVAFTLADAVAYVEAALGAGLEVDRFAPRLSFFFSAHSDLFEEIAKFRAARRMWAKIMRERFGASDPKSLRMRFHAQTAGSTLTAQQPENNIVRTTVEALAAVLGGTQSLHTNAYDEALALPTERSATLALRTQQILAHESGITRVADPLGGSYFVERLTDEVEEAAWRYLKQIEERGGAVRSVEEGYMQREIEESAFRHQLEVERGERVVVGVNRYEESGDEPDMELHVVGEAVVRVQREKLRRLREERDAGRVKRSLAALRRVASSGENLLYPMKEALRNLATLGEVSDTLREVFGEHRP comes from the coding sequence TTGTCCTCCGGCGAGAAGTTCTTCACGGGAAGCGGAATCGAGGTTCAGTCCTTCTACGGACCGTGCGATCTCGAGGACTTCGACTATGCAGAGAGACTCGGCGATCCCGGCGAGTACCCCTACACCCGCGGCATCTACCCGACGATGTACCGCGGCCGCCCCTGGACGATGCGCCAGTACGCCGGCTTCGGCACCGCCGAGGAGACCAACCGGCGCTTCCGGCACCTCATAGAGCGGGGCCAGACCGGACTGTCCGTCGCCTTCGACCTTCCGACCCAGATGGGGCTCGACTCCGACCACCCGCTCGCCGCGAGCGAGGTGGGCAAGGTCGGGGTGGCGGTCGACTCGATCCTGGACATGCGCGAGCTCTTCAGCGGCATACCGCTCGGTTCGGTCTCGACCTCCATGACGATAAACGCCACGGCCCCCATCCTGCTCCTCCTCTACCAGATGGTCGCCGAAGAGCAGGGGGTGCCGCGGGAGAGGATCTCCGGCACCACCCAGAACGACATACTCAAGGAGTATCTGGCGCGGGGCACCTACGTCTATCCACCCGGACCCTCGATGCGTCTCGCCACCGACCTGATCTCCTACTGCGCCCGCGAGCTGCCCCGATGGAACCCGATCTCCATCTCCGGCTATCACATCCGCGAGGCGGGCGCCGACGCCGTGCAGGAGGTCGCCTTCACGCTCGCCGACGCGGTGGCCTACGTCGAGGCGGCCCTCGGGGCCGGGCTCGAGGTGGACCGCTTCGCCCCCCGGCTCTCCTTCTTCTTCAGCGCCCACAGCGATCTCTTCGAAGAGATCGCCAAGTTCCGGGCTGCCAGGCGCATGTGGGCGAAGATCATGCGGGAGCGGTTCGGGGCGAGCGATCCGAAAAGCCTCAGGATGCGCTTCCATGCCCAGACGGCTGGCTCCACGCTCACCGCCCAGCAGCCCGAGAATAACATCGTGCGCACTACCGTCGAGGCTCTCGCGGCCGTGCTCGGTGGTACCCAGTCGCTGCACACCAACGCCTACGACGAGGCGCTCGCGCTCCCCACCGAACGCAGCGCGACGCTGGCGCTGCGCACCCAGCAGATCCTCGCGCACGAGAGCGGCATTACCCGCGTCGCCGACCCGCTCGGCGGTTCGTACTTCGTCGAGCGCCTCACCGACGAGGTGGAGGAGGCCGCGTGGAGGTATCTCAAGCAGATAGAGGAGCGAGGAGGCGCGGTCCGGTCGGTGGAGGAGGGATATATGCAGCGCGAGATCGAAGAGTCTGCCTTCCGCCACCAGCTTGAGGTCGAGCGGGGGGAACGCGTGGTCGTCGGCGTCAACCGCTACGAGGAATCCGGTGATGAGCCTGACATGGAGCTGCACGTCGTCGGTGAGGCCGTGGTCCGGGTGCAGCGCGAGAAGCTGCGCCGTCTCAGGGAGGAGCGCGACGCGGGGAGGGTGAAGAGGTCTCTAGCCGCACTCCGGCGGGTTGCGTCCTCCGGCGAGAACCTCCTCTATCCGATGAAAGAGGCCCTGCGCAACCTCGCTACCCTTGGGGAGGTCTCCGACACCCTGCGCGAGGTCTTCGGCGAGCACCGGCCCTGA
- a CDS encoding Mrp/NBP35 family ATP-binding protein has translation MANLFRRREEKLRQDGPTEDAVREALRDVRDPEIGRDIVSLNMVRGIEIDGGRVRVGVALTTAGCPLKHRITKDVTDRLKMVEGVSEVDVDFGVMTDADRQNLMNSLSGGEREIASAFRDESKTRIIAVVSGKGGVGKSTVAVNLAAALQRAGKTVQILDADVHGASVPVMLGALQKPNVIDGVIFPIESPTGLKFISMGNFVGEGQAIIWRAPIVNKALAQLMRDVYWGEPDFVIVDMPPGTGDVALTVAQMIPKAEALVVTTPQADAARVAVKAGKMAVQAHLKLDGVVENMSYAECPECGHEMRIFGGDGGERVAAELGSRILGRIPILPDTTGEPGRCLFEEGSSPARAFDEIAASIASMKVRKRIQVL, from the coding sequence GTGGCTAACCTTTTCCGCAGACGGGAGGAGAAGCTTCGACAGGACGGGCCGACCGAGGACGCCGTCCGGGAGGCTTTGAGAGACGTCCGCGACCCGGAGATAGGGCGCGATATCGTCTCGCTCAACATGGTCCGCGGCATCGAGATCGACGGTGGCAGGGTCAGGGTGGGGGTTGCTCTGACCACCGCCGGTTGTCCTCTCAAGCACCGGATCACGAAGGACGTCACCGACCGCCTGAAGATGGTGGAAGGCGTCTCCGAGGTCGACGTCGACTTCGGCGTGATGACCGACGCCGACCGGCAGAACCTGATGAATTCCCTCTCGGGAGGAGAACGCGAGATCGCCTCTGCCTTCCGCGACGAGTCGAAGACCCGCATAATCGCCGTCGTCAGCGGCAAGGGCGGAGTCGGTAAGAGCACCGTCGCGGTCAACCTCGCGGCTGCGCTGCAGCGGGCGGGCAAGACCGTCCAGATCCTCGACGCCGACGTGCACGGGGCTTCGGTGCCGGTGATGCTCGGGGCGCTGCAGAAGCCCAACGTCATAGACGGCGTCATCTTCCCGATAGAGTCCCCGACCGGGCTCAAGTTCATCTCGATGGGGAACTTCGTCGGCGAGGGGCAGGCGATCATCTGGCGCGCCCCGATCGTCAACAAGGCGCTCGCCCAGCTCATGCGCGACGTCTACTGGGGCGAGCCAGACTTCGTGATCGTGGACATGCCCCCCGGCACCGGTGACGTGGCCCTAACGGTGGCGCAGATGATCCCGAAGGCCGAGGCGCTCGTCGTGACAACGCCGCAGGCCGACGCCGCGCGCGTCGCCGTGAAGGCCGGGAAGATGGCGGTGCAGGCCCACCTCAAGCTCGACGGCGTCGTCGAGAACATGAGCTACGCCGAGTGCCCGGAGTGCGGCCACGAGATGAGGATCTTCGGCGGCGACGGCGGCGAGAGGGTCGCCGCGGAGCTCGGCTCGCGCATCCTCGGGCGCATCCCGATCCTGCCGGATACGACGGGTGAGCCCGGAAGGTGCCTCTTCGAAGAGGGCAGCTCCCCGGCGCGTGCTTTCGACGAGATCGCGGCGAGCATCGCCAGCATGAAGGTCCGCAAGAGGATACAGGTTCTCTAG
- a CDS encoding MaoC family dehydratase, with the protein MPEATPEFKRRLKEEFDAVSVGQTFTYRRTFTEGDVALFCGVTGDHNPYHQDEAFARESWYGRRTIPGLLTGSMLTHIGGMLGFLATEMHFEYLAPVFVGDTITCTVTVLEKDEERRRLSCGADFVNQDGVRVIRARFSGFPGQLRLAR; encoded by the coding sequence GTGCCCGAGGCGACACCGGAGTTCAAGCGCCGCCTGAAGGAAGAGTTCGACGCGGTGAGCGTCGGGCAGACGTTCACCTACCGGCGCACCTTCACCGAGGGTGACGTCGCCCTCTTCTGCGGCGTCACGGGCGACCACAACCCCTACCACCAGGACGAGGCGTTCGCCAGGGAGAGCTGGTACGGACGCAGAACCATCCCGGGGCTCCTCACAGGGAGCATGCTCACCCACATCGGCGGGATGCTCGGCTTTCTCGCCACCGAGATGCACTTCGAATACCTGGCGCCCGTGTTCGTCGGCGATACGATCACCTGCACCGTGACGGTGCTGGAGAAGGACGAGGAGCGGCGCCGCCTCTCGTGCGGCGCCGACTTCGTCAACCAGGATGGGGTTCGGGTGATCCGGGCGCGCTTCTCCGGTTTCCCCGGCCAGCTGCGCCTGGCGCGCTAG
- a CDS encoding malate dehydrogenase, producing MSKTVTVTGAAGAIGYAILFRIASGQMLGPDQKIRLKLLEIEPALKAAEGTAMELYDCAFPLLESIDITADPKEAFDGANVCLLIGARPRQRGMERADLLEANGQIFKPQGRAINDHAADDVRVLVVGNPANTNCLIAMNNAPDVPRERFSAMTRLDENRAVSMLAQKLDVGVEDIRDLVVWGNHSPTMFPDLFNARVKGQRAVDLVEMDWYENEYIPRVGGRGAEIIEARGASSAASAANAAIDHVHDWMLGADSLHSMAVASSGEYGVEEGLISSFPVRLSGGGEYEIAEGLEVGDFARSKLEITVGELKEERDAVRQLGLIG from the coding sequence GTGTCGAAGACCGTGACCGTCACCGGCGCCGCAGGCGCCATCGGGTACGCGATACTGTTCAGGATAGCCTCGGGTCAGATGCTCGGCCCCGACCAGAAGATCCGGCTGAAGCTGCTGGAGATAGAACCCGCCCTCAAGGCCGCCGAGGGCACCGCGATGGAGCTCTACGACTGCGCCTTTCCCCTCCTGGAGTCCATAGACATAACGGCGGATCCCAAGGAGGCCTTCGACGGCGCGAACGTCTGCCTGCTCATCGGCGCCCGGCCCCGCCAGAGGGGGATGGAGCGCGCCGACCTTCTGGAGGCGAACGGTCAGATCTTCAAGCCCCAGGGCCGGGCCATAAACGACCACGCCGCCGATGATGTGCGCGTGCTGGTCGTCGGCAACCCGGCGAACACCAACTGCCTGATCGCGATGAACAACGCCCCCGACGTCCCGCGCGAGCGCTTCAGCGCGATGACCCGCCTCGACGAGAACCGCGCCGTCTCGATGCTCGCCCAGAAGCTGGACGTGGGCGTCGAGGACATCCGGGACCTCGTCGTGTGGGGCAACCACTCGCCGACGATGTTCCCCGACCTCTTCAACGCCAGGGTGAAGGGCCAGCGGGCCGTGGACCTGGTGGAGATGGACTGGTACGAGAACGAGTATATTCCGCGCGTCGGAGGGCGCGGCGCGGAGATAATCGAAGCCCGCGGCGCCTCCTCGGCCGCCTCGGCGGCGAACGCCGCCATAGACCACGTCCACGACTGGATGCTGGGCGCCGACAGCCTCCACTCGATGGCCGTCGCCTCGAGCGGCGAGTACGGCGTCGAGGAAGGTCTCATCTCCTCCTTCCCGGTGCGGCTCTCGGGCGGCGGCGAGTACGAGATCGCCGAAGGACTCGAGGTCGGGGACTTCGCCCGCTCGAAGCTCGAGATCACCGTCGGCGAGCTCAAGGAAGAGCGCGACGCGGTCAGGCAGCTCGGCCTGATCGGCTGA
- a CDS encoding nitroreductase family protein, whose product MEVSEAIESRRSVGRVKQDPVSRELVEKILESAIHAPNHRITEPWRFYVFVGRGRGRLARARAELARIMAEEEGEDEELAAGRISRERKKAFRAPVVIAVISKGGRDEVETIENYAACCAAVQNMQLTAHDLGLGCMWRTGPAAYHDYMRDFFGLEEKDSIVAYLYIGYPDAPKTRRRRSPVERMTTWYEG is encoded by the coding sequence TTGGAGGTAAGCGAGGCCATAGAGTCGCGCAGGAGCGTGGGGAGGGTCAAACAGGATCCGGTCTCTCGTGAGCTCGTCGAGAAGATCCTGGAGAGCGCCATCCACGCTCCGAACCACAGGATCACCGAGCCGTGGCGCTTTTATGTCTTCGTCGGGCGGGGCCGGGGCAGGCTGGCCCGGGCGAGGGCCGAGCTGGCGCGCATCATGGCCGAGGAGGAGGGTGAGGACGAGGAGCTCGCGGCGGGTCGCATAAGCCGTGAGCGCAAAAAGGCCTTCCGGGCGCCGGTCGTGATCGCGGTGATCTCGAAAGGCGGGCGCGACGAGGTCGAGACGATCGAGAACTACGCGGCCTGCTGCGCGGCCGTGCAGAACATGCAGCTCACCGCGCACGACCTCGGGCTCGGTTGCATGTGGCGCACCGGCCCGGCGGCCTACCACGACTACATGCGGGACTTCTTCGGCCTCGAGGAGAAGGACAGCATCGTCGCCTACCTCTACATCGGCTACCCGGATGCCCCGAAGACCCGGCGCAGGCGCAGCCCGGTCGAGCGGATGACGACCTGGTACGAGGGTTAG
- a CDS encoding MBL fold metallo-hydrolase has product MSEQKITVSGSKVVVLDDGTFVTDAGNLLGVKSRARIKGAMHPILIDTGEGNVLIDAGFGPELPPSLEGRYELRRKLDLLESMREAGYRPEEITAIILSHLDPDHIGWALRPRSFPNATVYVQRAALEEARKMPEEEERHEAVPLVERAVEESWCELLEGEREILPGVRVEVRPGHAGGHQIVWVGSGEELALYTGDLAPAKIWLDPDLISSVDTDPKAARTNRIEVLSEAARLDALVILYHEPTEPLVRVRRTEKGFEAVSLGS; this is encoded by the coding sequence GTGTCTGAGCAAAAGATCACGGTTTCCGGATCGAAGGTGGTCGTGCTCGACGACGGGACCTTCGTCACCGACGCGGGCAACCTGCTCGGCGTGAAGAGCCGGGCGAGGATAAAGGGAGCGATGCACCCCATCCTGATCGATACCGGGGAAGGGAACGTCCTGATCGACGCGGGCTTCGGGCCGGAGCTCCCTCCCTCCCTCGAAGGCCGCTACGAACTGAGGAGAAAGCTGGACCTGCTCGAGAGCATGCGAGAAGCCGGATACAGACCGGAGGAGATCACGGCCATCATCCTCAGCCACCTCGACCCGGATCACATCGGCTGGGCGCTGAGACCGAGGAGCTTCCCGAACGCGACGGTCTACGTGCAGCGGGCCGCGCTGGAAGAGGCCCGGAAGATGCCGGAAGAGGAGGAGCGCCACGAAGCCGTCCCGCTCGTCGAGCGGGCGGTGGAGGAGAGCTGGTGCGAGCTGCTCGAAGGGGAGCGGGAGATCCTCCCGGGCGTGAGGGTCGAGGTGCGCCCGGGACACGCCGGGGGGCATCAGATCGTCTGGGTAGGGTCCGGCGAAGAGCTGGCGCTCTACACCGGGGATCTCGCACCGGCGAAGATCTGGCTCGACCCCGACCTCATAAGCTCCGTGGACACCGACCCGAAGGCCGCCCGCACAAACCGCATCGAGGTACTCTCCGAGGCCGCGCGCCTCGACGCCCTGGTCATCCTCTACCACGAACCCACAGAACCCCTGGTGAGGGTGAGGCGCACCGAGAAGGGGTTCGAAGCGGTCTCGCTCGGGTCCTAA
- a CDS encoding NAD(P)/FAD-dependent oxidoreductase, with protein MPERYDLIVVGAGPAGSSTAYHAAREGLEVLLIDRQDFPRDKPCGDGLMPHAASEISLMGLGDWLDEPHHGRFRGFSIYTESAFLKQSVPPTLNGVHGYTSRRIETDAKLLERAKEAGARFLPQTRATEPIRNSTGEITGVTAERDGETLRFSAPLVVAADGVGGFAAEGMKAHQNAVACRQYFKGIEGPDRDHLHVFVTRDMNEHGAGYGWVFHFGDGTANVGAGVSTRTIHKTGRNLKDFYERFLEEPRLKEWLKGAEPEGPPKSWSLKMGMWGARRHSQGMMSAGDAGSMIHPISGEGVGYAIESGRLAAAWAYEAHSRKDFSARLLRGYERQLLGRRGREHLSGYALVRLVPNLRLLEPLFKACEKHPGARKTLVEGFIGDVPIYRMLRHPGALAAALRGAVGGRKEVGGV; from the coding sequence ATGCCAGAGCGTTACGATCTCATCGTCGTCGGAGCGGGCCCCGCAGGGTCCTCCACCGCCTACCACGCGGCGAGAGAGGGGCTAGAGGTGCTCCTGATCGACCGGCAGGATTTCCCCCGCGACAAGCCCTGCGGCGACGGTCTCATGCCCCACGCCGCCTCGGAGATATCCCTCATGGGGCTCGGCGACTGGCTCGATGAGCCCCACCACGGCAGATTCCGCGGCTTCAGCATCTACACCGAGAGCGCCTTTCTCAAGCAGAGCGTCCCCCCCACCCTCAACGGGGTCCACGGCTACACCTCCCGGCGCATCGAAACCGACGCGAAGCTCCTTGAGAGAGCGAAGGAGGCGGGAGCCAGGTTCCTGCCGCAGACCAGGGCCACCGAACCCATCCGAAACTCCACCGGAGAGATCACCGGGGTCACGGCCGAGAGAGACGGCGAGACGCTGCGCTTCTCGGCTCCGCTCGTCGTCGCGGCCGACGGCGTGGGGGGATTCGCGGCGGAGGGGATGAAGGCGCACCAGAACGCCGTTGCCTGCAGGCAGTACTTCAAGGGGATCGAGGGACCGGACAGGGACCACCTGCACGTCTTCGTCACCCGCGACATGAACGAGCACGGGGCGGGCTACGGCTGGGTCTTCCACTTCGGCGACGGTACGGCGAACGTGGGAGCGGGCGTCTCCACCCGCACAATCCACAAGACGGGCAGGAACCTCAAGGACTTCTACGAACGATTCCTGGAGGAGCCGCGGCTGAAAGAGTGGCTCAAGGGAGCAGAGCCCGAAGGGCCGCCGAAGAGCTGGTCTCTGAAGATGGGGATGTGGGGCGCCAGGCGTCACTCGCAGGGGATGATGAGCGCGGGGGATGCCGGCAGCATGATCCACCCGATAAGCGGCGAGGGGGTCGGCTACGCGATAGAGTCCGGCAGGCTCGCCGCCGCGTGGGCGTACGAGGCGCACTCGCGCAAAGACTTCTCGGCACGTCTCCTGCGCGGCTACGAGAGGCAGCTCCTCGGGCGCAGGGGCCGGGAGCACCTCTCGGGCTACGCACTCGTCCGGCTCGTACCGAACCTGCGACTGCTCGAGCCGCTCTTCAAGGCGTGCGAGAAGCACCCCGGCGCCCGCAAGACGCTCGTGGAAGGGTTCATCGGGGACGTTCCGATCTACCGCATGCTGCGCCATCCCGGCGCGCTCGCTGCGGCGCTGAGAGGAGCGGTCGGGGGCAGAAAGGAGGTCGGAGGTGTCTGA